From the Gallaecimonas mangrovi genome, one window contains:
- a CDS encoding aminopeptidase P family protein, whose product MSVISDIQAKLGQFDAWLVPHEDAFLGEYLPAANERLAFVTGFTGSAGVALVTKEKLHIWVDGRYTVQVKTQVPQGTEIHPLHETPISDFFADLPDGFKVGFDSYCVSSRVLNQWREAAPQVNFVHGANLVDACWACRPAMPSAAGFALSEKLTGKSCQQKRSELAKGFAKKAQWALLAQPDSVAWLTNLRGSDIPCMPVLMMRALLSSDGHLKLFVEQSRLPADADLGSDVEVLPPAQLNSELAALKGKKVLVDEGLTPALLVDELKASEAVVVLGTDPALIPKAAKNAVEIDAMRETHLRDGAAVTQFLCWLDNVVASGERPDELVLAEQLESYRKAQDDYLEPSFDTISAAGANAALPHYNFRNGAPSNLPQNGFYLVDSGGQYRIGTTDVTRTIAIGELTEEQKHLYTLVLKGHIGLGSARFVKGTCGHQLDYLARAPLWAEGYDYDHGTGHGVGQCLSVHEGPQRIGKAANNYPILPGMVFSNEPGYYREGHFGIRTENLMTVEKFAAKGDRQVMCFENLTYIPIDRRGVDKTMMSEAEIAWFNDYQAEVLAKIGPRIDDNTRQWLAEACAPI is encoded by the coding sequence ATGTCGGTGATTAGTGATATCCAAGCCAAATTAGGCCAATTTGATGCCTGGTTGGTCCCCCACGAGGATGCTTTCCTCGGTGAATATCTGCCTGCTGCTAACGAGCGGCTGGCCTTTGTAACTGGCTTTACCGGCTCTGCCGGTGTGGCATTGGTAACCAAAGAAAAATTGCACATCTGGGTGGATGGCCGTTACACGGTGCAGGTGAAAACCCAAGTGCCGCAGGGCACCGAAATTCATCCTTTACATGAAACCCCCATCAGCGACTTTTTCGCCGACTTGCCCGATGGCTTTAAAGTGGGTTTTGACAGCTATTGCGTCAGTAGCCGAGTCCTTAACCAGTGGCGTGAAGCGGCGCCGCAAGTGAACTTTGTGCATGGCGCTAACTTGGTCGATGCATGCTGGGCTTGCCGTCCGGCTATGCCGTCTGCCGCGGGTTTTGCCCTCAGTGAAAAACTGACCGGTAAAAGTTGCCAGCAAAAGCGTAGCGAACTGGCCAAAGGCTTTGCCAAAAAGGCGCAGTGGGCGCTGCTGGCTCAGCCTGACAGCGTAGCCTGGCTAACCAATTTGCGTGGTAGCGACATTCCTTGTATGCCGGTGCTGATGATGCGGGCGCTGTTATCAAGCGACGGGCACTTAAAACTCTTTGTTGAGCAAAGCCGTTTGCCAGCCGATGCCGACCTTGGCAGCGATGTCGAGGTTTTGCCGCCAGCGCAGCTCAACAGTGAACTGGCTGCCCTTAAAGGCAAAAAGGTACTGGTAGACGAAGGGCTGACGCCGGCGCTGCTAGTTGACGAGCTAAAAGCCAGCGAAGCGGTGGTGGTACTGGGGACCGATCCGGCCCTTATCCCTAAAGCGGCTAAAAATGCCGTCGAAATTGACGCCATGCGTGAAACGCATCTGCGTGATGGCGCTGCGGTCACCCAGTTCCTATGCTGGCTCGATAACGTGGTCGCCAGTGGTGAGCGCCCCGACGAATTGGTACTGGCAGAACAGCTGGAAAGTTATCGTAAAGCACAGGATGATTATCTAGAGCCGAGCTTTGATACCATCTCTGCTGCCGGTGCCAATGCGGCTCTGCCGCACTACAACTTTCGTAACGGCGCCCCAAGCAACTTGCCACAAAACGGTTTTTACCTGGTGGACTCCGGCGGCCAATACCGTATCGGTACCACCGATGTTACCCGCACTATTGCCATTGGCGAGCTGACCGAAGAGCAAAAGCACCTTTATACCCTGGTTCTTAAAGGCCATATTGGGCTGGGTTCTGCTCGGTTCGTTAAAGGCACTTGCGGCCATCAACTGGATTACCTGGCGCGCGCGCCGCTGTGGGCTGAAGGGTATGACTACGACCACGGCACCGGCCATGGCGTTGGCCAATGCTTAAGCGTGCATGAAGGGCCGCAGCGCATCGGTAAGGCTGCCAATAATTATCCCATTTTGCCGGGTATGGTTTTTTCTAACGAGCCGGGTTATTACCGTGAAGGCCATTTTGGTATCCGTACCGAAAACCTGATGACGGTAGAAAAGTTTGCCGCTAAGGGTGACCGCCAGGTGATGTGCTTTGAAAACCTGACCTATATCCCGATTGACCGCCGCGGTGTAGATAAAACCATGATGAGCGAAGCGGAAATCGCTTGGTTTAATGACTATCAAGCTGAGGTGTTAGCCAAAATTGGCCCCCGGATTGATGACAACACCCGCCAGTGGTTGGCTGAGGCTTGTGCGCCTATCTAA
- a CDS encoding class 1 fructose-bisphosphatase, with product MQSLVNVLRQDGVDNALISLLQTVGVACKDINFRLHQGALAGVLGSTEDENVQGEVQKKLDVISNDLLKNLLLKSGLVKALASEEEDEIVVGDKNGEFLIAFDPLDGSSNIDINAMVGTIFSIYRADHSLVIDESSFLQPGSQQVAAGYVLYGPATLLVLTTGNGVKMYTLDQTIGEYLLTVPKVTIASDTQEFAINMSNQRHWAKPMQDYIDDLLQGSEGPRGKNFNMRWVAAMVADVHRILCRGGIFSYPWDRRAPEKPGKLRLMYEANPMAMLIEQAGGSASTGTERILDIQPEQIHQRVAVVLGAANEVATVEQYYRHQR from the coding sequence ATGCAATCTTTGGTTAACGTCCTTCGCCAAGACGGCGTAGACAACGCCCTTATCAGCCTGCTTCAGACTGTGGGTGTTGCCTGCAAAGACATCAATTTCCGCTTACATCAAGGTGCCCTTGCCGGGGTGCTAGGCTCCACCGAAGACGAGAATGTCCAAGGGGAAGTGCAGAAAAAACTGGACGTTATATCCAATGACCTGCTCAAGAACCTGCTCCTTAAAAGCGGTTTGGTCAAGGCCCTGGCCTCCGAGGAAGAAGACGAAATCGTTGTTGGCGATAAGAACGGCGAATTTCTGATTGCCTTCGATCCGCTAGACGGCTCTTCTAACATCGACATTAATGCCATGGTCGGCACCATCTTTTCTATTTACCGCGCCGACCACAGTTTAGTTATTGACGAATCAAGCTTTTTGCAACCCGGTAGCCAACAAGTGGCGGCCGGTTATGTATTGTATGGGCCAGCCACCCTGTTGGTATTAACCACCGGCAACGGCGTCAAAATGTATACCCTCGACCAAACCATCGGTGAATACCTGCTGACCGTGCCCAAGGTCACCATTGCCAGTGACACCCAAGAATTTGCTATCAATATGTCGAACCAGCGTCACTGGGCTAAACCGATGCAAGACTACATTGACGATCTGCTGCAAGGCAGTGAAGGCCCCCGCGGTAAGAATTTTAATATGCGCTGGGTGGCGGCCATGGTCGCCGATGTACACCGCATTTTATGCCGTGGCGGTATCTTTAGTTATCCCTGGGATCGCCGCGCACCGGAAAAACCCGGTAAATTGCGTTTGATGTATGAAGCCAATCCCATGGCAATGCTAATTGAGCAGGCTGGCGGTAGCGCCTCTACCGGCACCGAACGCATTCTGGATATTCAGCCTGAACAAATTCACCAGCGGGTGGCTGTAGTGCTGGGGGCTGCAAATGAAGTGGCAACCGTTGAGCAATACTACCGTCACCAACGCTAG
- a CDS encoding flavin prenyltransferase UbiX yields the protein MKTELSLTLAITGASGMPYALRLMDVVLASGWQLHLLVSSAAKVVIATETDLKIPAKPEAAEAFLTAHFQAKPGQLRVYGKEDWFSPVASGSAAPKTMVICPCSTGTLSAVAQGASDNLVERAADVVLKEQGKLILVPRESPLSAIHLENMLKLARLGVTIMPAAPGFYHEPKQVSDLVDFMVARILDHIGLDKTLVPRWGYGKG from the coding sequence ATGAAAACCGAGCTGAGCCTAACACTGGCCATTACTGGCGCATCCGGCATGCCTTATGCGCTGCGGTTAATGGACGTGGTGTTGGCCTCTGGCTGGCAATTGCATTTGCTGGTGTCTTCGGCGGCAAAGGTGGTTATTGCCACCGAAACTGACCTTAAAATTCCGGCCAAGCCTGAAGCCGCCGAAGCCTTTTTAACCGCGCACTTTCAGGCGAAGCCCGGGCAACTGCGGGTTTATGGCAAAGAAGACTGGTTTTCGCCGGTGGCCTCCGGTTCTGCTGCCCCTAAAACCATGGTGATTTGCCCCTGTTCCACCGGCACCTTATCGGCGGTGGCGCAAGGCGCCTCTGATAACCTGGTGGAAAGGGCGGCAGATGTGGTGCTCAAAGAGCAGGGCAAGCTGATTTTGGTGCCAAGGGAAAGCCCGCTGTCGGCCATTCATTTGGAAAACATGCTCAAACTGGCCCGGCTGGGTGTCACCATTATGCCGGCAGCACCGGGCTTTTATCACGAGCCGAAACAGGTAAGTGACTTAGTGGATTTTATGGTGGCACGTATCCTTGACCACATCGGTCTGGATAAAACACTGGTGCCCCGCTGGGGCTATGGGAAAGGCTAA
- a CDS encoding DUF350 domain-containing protein translates to MEPLSIYAQALAAFAGYFALAIGMLLIFILIYTWMTPHDEFGLIRQNNVAASLAFGGALLGFALPMASAVANSMSWIDGAIWGLVALVVQILTFKVLQSLLKGLSERITEGELAAGIFVGLTSVAVGLLNAACMTY, encoded by the coding sequence TTGGAACCCTTGTCCATCTATGCCCAGGCATTAGCCGCTTTTGCCGGTTACTTTGCTCTGGCAATAGGCATGCTACTGATCTTCATCCTCATTTATACCTGGATGACGCCCCATGATGAGTTTGGCTTAATTCGCCAAAATAATGTGGCTGCCAGTTTGGCTTTTGGTGGTGCTTTACTGGGTTTTGCGCTGCCGATGGCCAGCGCCGTTGCCAATTCGATGTCGTGGATAGACGGTGCAATTTGGGGGTTAGTGGCGCTAGTGGTGCAAATTCTGACCTTTAAGGTACTGCAGTCACTATTAAAAGGTTTATCGGAACGTATTACCGAAGGAGAGTTGGCGGCAGGCATTTTTGTCGGTCTCACTTCAGTGGCGGTGGGGTTATTGAACGCCGCCTGCATGACTTATTAA
- a CDS encoding carbonic anhydrase, giving the protein MRDPKNLLANNREWAHQMRQKDPNFFERLAERQNPHLLWIGCADSRVPAEQLTGLLPGELFVHRNVANQVLTTDVNCQAVIDFAVSALKVRHVIVCGHYGCGGITAALRGSAQGYLGQWLEDLSDVAEHHNSLLDGLPFAEQANRLCELNVLEAVCRVAQSPAVQQAWAEQQSLSIHGWVYGVADGELQELGLTIASQQDIVPTRDKVLSSYFSA; this is encoded by the coding sequence ATGAGAGACCCTAAAAACCTGCTTGCCAATAACCGCGAGTGGGCTCACCAAATGCGCCAAAAGGACCCGAATTTTTTCGAGCGCTTGGCTGAACGTCAAAATCCGCATCTGCTTTGGATTGGTTGTGCAGATTCCCGGGTCCCGGCCGAGCAACTAACCGGCCTGTTACCGGGCGAACTCTTTGTGCACCGCAATGTTGCCAACCAGGTTCTAACCACCGATGTAAACTGCCAGGCCGTTATCGACTTTGCGGTTTCGGCCCTTAAAGTCAGGCATGTGATTGTTTGTGGGCACTATGGTTGCGGCGGTATTACTGCTGCGCTTCGTGGCAGTGCCCAAGGCTATTTAGGGCAATGGTTGGAAGATTTGTCTGACGTGGCCGAGCACCACAATTCATTGCTCGATGGTTTGCCTTTTGCTGAGCAGGCCAACCGTTTATGTGAGCTCAATGTATTAGAGGCGGTTTGCCGCGTCGCGCAGTCTCCTGCGGTACAGCAAGCCTGGGCAGAGCAGCAGTCTTTGTCTATTCACGGCTGGGTTTACGGCGTTGCCGACGGCGAGCTTCAAGAGTTGGGGTTAACCATCGCCAGCCAGCAAGACATTGTGCCAACCCGCGATAAGGTACTGAGCAGTTACTTTAGCGCCTAA
- the mpl gene encoding UDP-N-acetylmuramate:L-alanyl-gamma-D-glutamyl-meso-diaminopimelate ligase, with translation MHIHILGICGTFMGGLAQLARELGHKVTGSDQNVYPPMSTQLQGAGIELTEGYDPAQLDVEPDLVIIGNAMSRGNPCVEAVLNKGIPYTSGPQWLYEAVLKDRWVLAVSGTHGKTTTTSMLTWILEDAGLKPGFLVGGVPANFGHSARLGDAPFFVVEADEYDTAFFDKRSKFVHYRPRTLVINNLEFDHADIFPDLAAIQRQFNHLLRMVPGIGQVIVPDSDKNVADTLAEGCWSEVLRLGSDLKAELIKGDGSQFTVLHSDERVEVHWDLVGMHNVNNALAALAAARHAGVTLKVAADSLSRFQNVARRLELKGEKAGITVYDDFAHHPTAIATTIDGLRRKVGGQRILAVLEPRSNTMKAGVHADHLNQAVKAADKVFWFEPHGLKWSIKDLCHDSLVPATYSDSVDTLVEMLAAEARAGDHILVMSNGGFGGIHQKLLDALEARE, from the coding sequence ATGCATATACATATCTTGGGGATCTGCGGCACCTTTATGGGGGGCCTGGCCCAACTTGCCCGAGAATTGGGCCACAAGGTGACCGGCTCAGACCAAAATGTCTACCCGCCGATGAGCACCCAATTGCAAGGTGCTGGTATTGAACTTACAGAGGGTTATGACCCGGCGCAGCTGGACGTTGAACCCGACTTAGTCATTATTGGCAACGCCATGAGCCGCGGTAATCCGTGCGTAGAAGCGGTGCTCAATAAAGGCATTCCCTATACATCGGGGCCGCAGTGGCTTTATGAAGCCGTACTGAAAGACCGCTGGGTATTGGCGGTGAGCGGCACCCATGGCAAAACCACTACCACGTCGATGTTGACCTGGATTTTGGAAGACGCTGGCCTGAAACCCGGCTTCTTGGTGGGCGGCGTGCCTGCCAACTTTGGCCATTCTGCGCGCTTGGGCGATGCCCCTTTCTTTGTCGTGGAAGCCGACGAATATGACACCGCCTTTTTCGACAAGCGCTCGAAGTTTGTGCACTACCGGCCGCGAACCCTGGTCATTAATAATCTCGAATTTGACCATGCCGATATTTTCCCTGACTTGGCCGCTATCCAGCGCCAATTTAACCATCTGTTGCGGATGGTGCCTGGTATTGGCCAGGTGATTGTGCCCGATAGCGACAAGAACGTTGCCGACACCTTGGCCGAAGGCTGCTGGAGTGAGGTATTGCGTTTAGGCAGCGATTTGAAAGCAGAGCTCATAAAAGGCGACGGTAGCCAGTTTACCGTGTTGCACAGTGACGAACGGGTTGAAGTGCACTGGGACTTGGTGGGCATGCACAATGTTAACAATGCCCTGGCGGCGTTGGCGGCAGCGCGTCATGCCGGTGTCACCTTGAAAGTGGCGGCAGACAGCCTCAGCCGCTTTCAAAACGTGGCGCGGCGCCTTGAATTAAAAGGCGAAAAGGCCGGTATTACGGTTTATGACGATTTTGCGCATCACCCCACCGCCATTGCCACCACCATTGATGGCCTGCGCCGCAAGGTCGGTGGGCAGCGTATTCTGGCGGTACTGGAACCGCGCTCTAACACCATGAAGGCAGGTGTACACGCCGACCATTTAAATCAGGCGGTAAAGGCTGCCGACAAAGTCTTTTGGTTCGAGCCTCATGGCTTAAAGTGGTCCATTAAAGATCTCTGCCACGACTCGCTGGTGCCCGCAACCTACAGCGATAGCGTCGATACCCTGGTTGAGATGCTGGCGGCGGAAGCCCGTGCCGGTGACCATATTTTGGTGATGAGTAACGGCGGCTTTGGCGGCATTCATCAAAAACTGTTGGATGCCTTAGAGGCCCGCGAATGA
- a CDS encoding DUF4396 domain-containing protein, with product MTPEWIEKLAWLSVALGLATCLYLILDLYRRPQPMAIMNWVWPLCGLFGHLLVLRFYRRFGRAELNAPQHHEHHEHHEHHEHHEHHEHHEHHEHHEHHEHHEHHEHPRIKAPQVISATLHCGSGCTLGDILAEWLAFFIPALATVCGWHWLFSEKIFAVWVLDFVVAFGLGIVFQYFSIKPMQNLGVKDAIIAALKADFLSLIAWQVGMYGFMAFAHFYLFAQLLAAPLAVNSASFWLMMQLAMLCGLATASPVNYWLLKKGVKEVM from the coding sequence ATGACCCCAGAATGGATTGAAAAACTGGCTTGGCTATCGGTAGCACTGGGGTTGGCGACTTGTCTTTACTTGATTTTGGATCTTTATCGTCGTCCTCAGCCGATGGCCATCATGAACTGGGTATGGCCGCTGTGCGGTTTGTTTGGGCATCTATTGGTACTGCGCTTTTATCGCCGTTTTGGCCGAGCCGAACTCAACGCACCACAACATCACGAGCATCACGAGCATCACGAGCATCACGAGCATCACGAGCATCACGAGCATCACGAGCATCACGAGCATCACGAGCATCACGAGCATCACGAGCATCACGAGCATCCAAGGATTAAAGCGCCCCAAGTCATTAGCGCCACCCTACATTGCGGCAGTGGCTGTACGTTGGGCGATATTTTGGCCGAGTGGCTCGCCTTTTTTATACCGGCGCTAGCCACCGTTTGTGGCTGGCACTGGCTGTTTTCAGAAAAGATATTTGCTGTCTGGGTGCTCGATTTCGTGGTGGCCTTTGGCCTGGGTATCGTCTTTCAATACTTTTCCATTAAACCGATGCAAAACCTCGGCGTAAAAGACGCCATTATTGCTGCCCTAAAAGCCGACTTTTTATCACTCATCGCCTGGCAAGTAGGGATGTATGGCTTTATGGCGTTTGCCCATTTCTATTTATTCGCGCAGCTATTGGCCGCGCCATTAGCCGTTAACAGCGCCAGCTTTTGGTTAATGATGCAGTTGGCAATGCTTTGTGGCTTAGCGACCGCATCGCCGGTGAATTACTGGTTATTAAAAAAGGGCGTGAAAGAGGTTATGTAA
- a CDS encoding excinuclease ABC subunit A — MLKKTLCCTAALLLFSSPVLARDTVHDYSVKDALTQPKAKEILGNKIQFYFGKTSHGKVVKEFGHFQTNQKTSAFMKSDKTACQWVFLSAMKSLKERAEAEGGNAVINIKSNYRNNLTSSDDSFKCGAGAIIAGVALTGDVVTLK; from the coding sequence ATGTTAAAAAAAACCCTTTGCTGCACTGCCGCATTGCTGTTATTTAGCTCCCCCGTTCTGGCCCGCGACACCGTTCATGACTATTCGGTAAAGGACGCTCTTACCCAGCCCAAAGCCAAAGAAATTTTGGGGAATAAAATTCAGTTTTATTTTGGCAAAACCTCTCACGGTAAAGTGGTTAAGGAGTTTGGTCATTTCCAAACCAACCAAAAAACCAGCGCCTTTATGAAAAGCGATAAAACGGCTTGTCAGTGGGTGTTTCTATCGGCGATGAAATCTCTAAAAGAACGCGCTGAAGCAGAAGGAGGGAATGCGGTTATTAACATCAAGTCAAACTACCGTAATAACCTGACTAGCAGCGATGACAGCTTTAAGTGTGGTGCCGGCGCCATTATCGCCGGTGTTGCTCTCACAGGGGACGTTGTCACCCTGAAATAA
- the ppa gene encoding inorganic diphosphatase: MSLNQVPAGKNIPDEINVVIEIPANGSPIKYEVDKESGAIFVDRFMSTPMFYPCNYGYVNHTLSLDGDPVDVLVPTPYPLVPGAVIRCRPVGVLKMTDESGEDAKVVAVPVSKLTKIYDDVKDVTDLPELLKSQITHFFERYKELEPGKWVKIDGWADAAAAKAEIVSSFERAQK, encoded by the coding sequence ATGAGCCTGAATCAGGTACCTGCTGGTAAAAACATCCCCGATGAGATCAACGTTGTTATCGAGATCCCAGCCAACGGCAGCCCTATCAAGTACGAAGTTGATAAAGAAAGCGGTGCTATTTTCGTTGACCGTTTTATGTCTACCCCGATGTTCTACCCCTGCAACTATGGCTATGTAAATCACACCCTGAGCTTGGATGGTGACCCAGTAGACGTATTGGTTCCGACCCCTTACCCACTGGTTCCTGGCGCCGTGATCCGTTGCCGCCCGGTTGGCGTTTTGAAGATGACCGACGAATCTGGCGAAGATGCCAAAGTGGTTGCAGTACCGGTTTCCAAACTCACCAAGATCTACGATGACGTGAAAGACGTTACCGACTTGCCTGAGCTGTTGAAAAGCCAAATCACCCACTTCTTCGAGCGTTATAAAGAGCTTGAGCCGGGCAAATGGGTAAAAATTGACGGTTGGGCTGACGCTGCTGCTGCCAAAGCAGAAATCGTAAGTTCATTCGAGCGCGCCCAAAAATAA
- a CDS encoding glutathionylspermidine synthase family protein, producing MKRVTIEERPWWRKQAQDLGFQFHTIDGEKYWDESAYYQFSLNQIENDIEDVTTDLHQMAMALVDEVVASEEKLSLLCIPERHWDLVRQSWQQRQPHLYGRMDLSYNGQGPAKLLEFNYDTPTSLYESGFFQWLWLEDAIKHDMVPSDSDQFNSLQEQLEHRFGNLGLKSLHFASVLNSDEDLGTVRYLQDIAAQAGLDTRYVAMEQIGFADGHFWDKDNQAIEALFKLYPWEFMLAEEFSDFIAQSDTLWLEPPWKLILANKGILPLLWQANKGHPNLLEAYFDDGASLAPGWVKKPVFSREGANVELLLENGQHLQADGPYNDGRYIRQALAPLPCFEGNYTLVGSWVVGDEACGIGIREDNSLITKDSARFLPHIICD from the coding sequence ATGAAACGGGTCACGATCGAAGAGCGCCCTTGGTGGCGTAAACAAGCCCAGGATTTAGGCTTTCAGTTTCACACTATCGACGGTGAAAAATACTGGGACGAGTCGGCCTACTACCAGTTCAGCCTTAACCAGATTGAAAACGACATCGAGGATGTCACCACCGACTTGCACCAAATGGCGATGGCACTGGTTGATGAAGTGGTGGCCAGTGAAGAAAAGCTGAGCCTGCTTTGTATTCCCGAGCGCCATTGGGATTTGGTGCGCCAGAGCTGGCAGCAGCGCCAGCCTCACCTTTATGGCCGCATGGACTTATCCTACAACGGCCAGGGCCCGGCTAAGCTGTTGGAATTTAACTACGACACTCCTACCTCATTGTATGAGTCAGGTTTTTTCCAATGGTTATGGCTTGAAGATGCCATTAAGCACGATATGGTGCCCAGCGATAGCGACCAATTTAATAGCCTGCAAGAGCAGCTTGAACACCGCTTCGGTAACTTGGGGCTTAAAAGCCTGCATTTTGCCAGTGTGCTCAATAGCGATGAAGACTTAGGGACAGTGCGTTACCTGCAAGATATTGCAGCCCAAGCCGGGCTTGATACCCGCTACGTCGCCATGGAGCAAATTGGTTTTGCTGATGGCCACTTTTGGGACAAAGACAATCAGGCCATTGAAGCGCTCTTTAAGCTCTACCCTTGGGAATTTATGCTGGCCGAGGAGTTTAGCGACTTCATTGCCCAAAGCGATACCTTGTGGTTAGAGCCACCTTGGAAACTGATTTTGGCCAATAAAGGCATTCTGCCGCTACTGTGGCAGGCCAATAAAGGGCATCCTAACCTCTTGGAAGCTTACTTTGACGACGGGGCCAGCCTGGCGCCTGGGTGGGTGAAAAAGCCGGTGTTTTCACGAGAAGGTGCCAATGTCGAGCTGTTGCTCGAAAATGGCCAACACTTGCAAGCGGATGGTCCCTACAATGACGGGCGTTATATTCGCCAGGCCCTGGCTCCGTTGCCTTGCTTTGAAGGTAACTACACCTTAGTTGGCTCTTGGGTGGTGGGGGATGAAGCCTGCGGTATCGGTATTCGTGAAGACAACAGTCTTATTACCAAAGACAGCGCCCGTTTTCTTCCGCACATTATCTGTGATTAA
- the hpt gene encoding hypoxanthine phosphoribosyltransferase — protein sequence MKHRVDTLISEADIKAKVAALAEQIKQSYGEGENVLLVGLLRGSVVFLSDLARALKMSAEFDFMTVSSYGSSMHSSRDVKIIKDLDEDIQGRNILIVEDIIDTGNTLSKVVKVLETREPKSIKLCTLLDKPSRREVDVPVDFIGFTIPDEFVVGYGIDWAQKYRNLPYVGIVVPLE from the coding sequence ATGAAACACCGTGTAGACACCCTCATCAGTGAAGCGGATATCAAAGCCAAAGTCGCAGCATTGGCTGAGCAAATTAAGCAAAGCTACGGCGAGGGCGAGAACGTGCTACTTGTGGGGCTGCTGCGTGGCTCGGTGGTGTTTTTGTCTGATCTGGCGCGCGCCCTGAAGATGAGCGCCGAGTTCGATTTTATGACCGTATCAAGCTACGGCAGCTCGATGCATTCCAGCCGCGACGTGAAAATCATCAAAGACTTAGACGAAGACATTCAGGGCCGTAACATTCTGATTGTTGAAGATATTATCGATACCGGTAATACCTTGTCGAAAGTGGTGAAGGTACTGGAAACCCGCGAGCCTAAAAGCATCAAGCTGTGCACCTTGCTCGACAAACCTTCCCGCCGCGAAGTGGATGTGCCGGTGGATTTTATCGGTTTCACCATTCCTGATGAATTTGTGGTGGGTTACGGCATTGACTGGGCACAAAAATACCGCAATTTGCCCTATGTGGGCATAGTGGTACCGCTGGAATAA
- a CDS encoding DUF1190 domain-containing protein — MKRSRKVALCLMAPVSALYIAGCSEPPVDADVFKSVDQCAGYYDRSNCQAQFQQAEKVAEKTAPRYTSLQACEADFGNGNCATPGQPQQYQQSGGYFMPMMMGFMMGQMLSGGRSAVQTQPLYRSKDDPNTYRTAQNVPVSRSEGPVKVRPSSVKLAPSSMVRRGGFGAQAARRMSYGG, encoded by the coding sequence ATGAAACGCAGCAGGAAAGTGGCTTTATGCTTAATGGCCCCGGTTAGTGCCCTTTATATCGCCGGATGCAGCGAGCCACCGGTAGATGCCGACGTCTTCAAAAGTGTTGACCAATGTGCCGGTTACTACGATCGCAGTAATTGCCAAGCGCAATTTCAGCAAGCCGAAAAGGTGGCTGAAAAAACCGCGCCTCGCTACACCAGTTTGCAAGCCTGTGAAGCCGATTTTGGTAACGGCAACTGCGCAACCCCCGGTCAGCCGCAGCAGTATCAGCAAAGCGGCGGCTATTTTATGCCAATGATGATGGGCTTTATGATGGGGCAGATGCTGAGCGGTGGCCGCAGTGCGGTGCAGACGCAACCGCTTTATCGCTCCAAAGATGACCCTAATACTTACCGCACTGCCCAAAATGTGCCGGTGTCACGCAGCGAAGGGCCGGTGAAAGTGCGGCCTTCTAGCGTGAAGTTGGCGCCTTCTTCTATGGTGCGCCGCGGCGGTTTTGGCGCCCAAGCCGCGCGCCGCATGAGCTATGGTGGCTAA
- the yfaE gene encoding class I ribonucleotide reductase maintenance protein YfaE has product MTDQTKRALVVGEHIIPVAPDQPILDQLLLRGIPVEYQCRSGFCGACRMRLKSGDVRYLETPIAYINEGEVLTCCSVANSRIVELEADYLKKE; this is encoded by the coding sequence ATGACGGACCAGACCAAAAGGGCCCTTGTGGTCGGGGAACACATTATCCCCGTCGCCCCGGACCAACCTATACTCGACCAACTTCTGCTAAGAGGTATTCCGGTTGAATATCAATGTCGCAGTGGCTTTTGTGGCGCTTGTCGCATGCGCTTGAAAAGCGGTGATGTGCGTTATTTGGAAACACCTATTGCCTACATTAATGAAGGCGAAGTGTTGACCTGTTGCTCTGTTGCTAACAGCCGCATTGTCGAACTGGAAGCTGACTACCTGAAGAAGGAATAA